The Gemmatimonas aurantiaca T-27 DNA segment ACGATGATGAGACATCCCACCGCGATGAACCAGTTCACTTCCGGGATGTAGATCTGCCCCTCTTCCTTCTGCGACGTGTGCTTGATCTCGAGTCGCGGGATGAAACCGAGGGCGATGCCCTGTCGCGTAACCGAAAACGCACCAGAGATCATCGCCTGTGATGCAACGACGGCGGCGAGTGTCGCCAACACCAGCAACGGGAGCAGCAGCGCGCGCGGCGCGAGCATGAAGAACGGATTCTCGGCCGCTTCCGGCAGGCGTACGAGCAAGGCGCCCTGTCCGAAGTAGTTGAGCAGCAGCGCGGGGAACACCATGACCAGCCACGCAATGCTGATCGGACGACGCCCGAAGTGGCCCATGTCGGCGTACAGCGCTTCGCCGCCGGTGATCACCAGCACCACGGAGCCGAGAACAAAAAACGCGAGTTTCTCGTGAGCCTGTACGAAGTGCACCGCATACATCGGATTCACCGCGGCGAGAATCCAGGGCGAATGCACAATCTCGACGAGGCCCAGCGTGGCGATGACCACGAACCAGATGACCATGATCGGGGCGAAGGCCTTACCGATCAGATCGGTGCCATAGCGCTGCACGACAAAAAGTGCCGTGAGGATGACCACCGAGAATGGGACGATGTAGTGCGCGAGTTGTGGGAAGGCGACTTCAAGTCCTTCCATGGCCCCCAACACCGTCATGGCTGGCGTGATGATGCCGTCTCCGTACAACAGCGCGGTGCCGAACAAGGCCAGGGCCACAAAGATGCCGCCCTTGGCAAAACTCTGCGGTGTGCCGCGCGGGAAAATCAGCGCGAGCAGTGCGAAGGTGCCGCCTTCGCCACGGTTGTCGGCGCGCAGGACGTATCCCACGTACTTCACGGTCACGACCAGCGTCAGCGCCCACACGATCATGGAGAGAATCCCGAACACGTTCTCTCGAGTGGGCTCCAACCCGTAGAGCGGACTGAAACACTCCTTGATGGAGTAGAGTGGGCTGGTGCCGATGTCGCCGTAGACCACGCCGAGCGCGGTCAGGGTGAGCACGGCGAGCCGCTTGCCGGTGGGGTGCTCGTCGCGATGGGAGCTGGTGACCGTCGCGGCGGGGAACATGCCCGTACTGGAGCGGAACTCCGAGCCAGGGGCCGCCGACATGGCGTTCACGGGCCCTGGATCGGGAACCGGGCCGGTGGGGTGGCGTAGCGGCTCGGAGGAGCGTGTACTCGGCTCGTCCGCGGGCTTCGCGTCGGTGCTGCTGTCTGTTTGTGCTCCGGCTTCAGGCTGAGAAGACGGAGGTTCTTGGTTGTCGGTCATTGGGTGTGGTAGGACTCGACAGAATGTAATCGGGATGTGCGTTGCCTAACACTGAGCCAATAGGCGCATCTGAACTGCGAACGCAAAAACCCCACACCTCCCGCGGAGCGGGCGTGTGGGGTCGATGGGCCAACGTCAGAAGAATGCCCCGACGGCTACAGCTCCCGTCCGATGAGCACCGAAAGCTGCGCGCGGGCGATGCGGCTGTCCAAGCGGGCCTGGATCAGTGCCTGGCGTGCCTGATTCAGCGTGGTCTGTGACGTGAGCAGGTCGAGCAGCGTCGACGCACCCAACGCATACCGCTGCTGCTGCACCCGCAGGTCTTCCTCGGCCGCCGCGATTGCCGCCATCTGCACCTGGACACGGGCCATGGCGTTCTGCAGCGAACGCAGATTCGTGGTGAGGTTCTGCTTGGCCGCGAGCTGCACGTCCCGGAGCTGGGCTTCGGCGTTCGTGAGCGTCACATCCGCCTGAACGGACTGTGATTCGCGAAGGAGGCCGTTGAACAGCGGGTAGTTGATGTTGAAGTTCATCGTCTGGCGCGTGGCATGCTCGCTGCCGACCAGCAGCAGGTTGCGACCCGCGAACCCCGCGCTGTTCTGGTTGAACGCATACTGAAACGACATGCCCAGCGTGGGCAGGTACGACGTCCGCTGCGATTGTTTGGCTGCCTTGGCCACTGCCACGTTGGACTGCGCCAGACGAATGGCCGGGCCGTCGCTCGCGAGCATGGTCAGTTCTACTTCCGACGGCAAAGCAACGGGCGTGTCGAGCGTATCGGCCGCAGACGCCGTGATAGTGGTGGTCGAGCCGGAGACACGCGTCAGAGACGCGTTAGCCACACGCAGGTCGTTCTCGGCGGTCAGCACGGCCAGCTGGGCATTGCCGAGCAGGATCGCCGAGCGCAACGAGTCTGACTTGGTGGCGACTCCAGCGGCGACACGAGCCGTGGACGCCTTGAGCTGCTGGTCTGCCTGCTCGAGCTGTGCCCGGGCAGCGGCGGCGGATTCGCGCGCCGCGAGTGCCGCATAGAACTGCTGCTTCACCTGCAGAGTTGCATCAAACCGTGCGGTGGTGGCTGCGACCTCGGCGACATCAGCCGTAGCCCGAATGCGTCTCGCTTCAGAGAAGCGGCGCCCGCCGTCGAACAGATCGAGATCCATGCGGAGCGTGTTGCCATAGCTCCACGGATTGCCCGACAACGCCGTCAGCTGACCATTGAAACTGTTGATGGTCGTGCCCTGCGTATTGCCACTGGTCGCCGACAGGTTGATGGTCGGGAAATAGGAAGCCACCGCCTGCCGACGGGCGGCGGCGGCGTTGCGATTGAGCCCACGCGCCTGCACAGCCGCCGGGGCGTTGCGCGAAGCCATATCGATCGCTTCCTGCAGCGACACGGGACGGGCGCCGTCTTCTGGGACGGCAGGGGGCTGAGCGCCAAGCGGGGCGGCCACCAGGACCGCCCCGACCATAGCCAGACCAACGGACTGACCAAGCTTCACCGGACTTCACCTCGTGCACGCGCCGTACTGTCGGCGACGCGTTGGTTGCGTTCGAGCAGTCGGCGGAATCCCGCCACCTGGGTACTGTCGAACGTATTCATCATGAGCACGCGCGCGCTGTCCCGGAGGGAATCGAGGGCAGGGCGGACGATGCGCATAATTTCGCGTGAGCGACCCTTTCGCCACTCCCACACCGAATCGACGAGTTGTCGCTGGTCAGTGTTAAGGGCGAGTTCCCGGTGCAGCTCATCGAGCATGGCGCGCTCATCCGTGACACGCGGCGCGCTGGGTGGTGTGACCACCCGCTCCGCGGCAAACCCCACGGCGCCTCCCATGAGGAAGGCACCGAGGAGGAACATGATGGCGAGCGACTTGGGGCGGGGAGAGGACACGACGAACCGCTGACGACTAGTAGTCGAGCGGATGCAGATACCGTTCCGGCGCGTCGGCCGGCAGGTGCGGGCGCACCCGCGTCAGCATCACATCATCGAGCGGCTGGGTGGATTCCACCACCTCGCGGGCCGCCAGTTCACGAGCCTGCGCATTGGCCGCCTGGTCACGCACAAACGTGGCACCGGCCGCCAGCAACGCCAATGTGGCCGCCACCAATCCGGTGGTTCGCAGATCCGCCGTGCGCAGCTCCGAGAAACCGCTCCACCACGACGGACGCAGCTCATGCACCACCTTGCCGAGTCGCTGGGGCAGCGACTGCATGATCCGCTGTTCCTGTTTGGTCCAGAAGGCGTCGTCCTGCGGCGCCGCGTACTGCGTCCGCAACATCGCGGTCACCTGAGGATCCGCGCCCGGGCTCCGCCCGTCGTCGTTCCGTGTGCCGTTCATTTTTCACTCCGAAGGTTGCTCAACTGACGCCTGAGGTGCGCCCGAGCGTGATGCAGGTCCGATCGGGCAGTCCCCTCGGGAATACCGAGCAAGGTGCCGATCTCTGCGTGTTTATATCCCTCGACGTCATGCAGCACGATGACGGCGCGCTGCCGTTCGCCCAGGGTGTCCAGCGCACGCGTCAACCGCGCGCGCAGTTCGTCGGATTCTGCGGGGTCACGATGTGGAGACGACAGCGTCTCCGGCAATTCATCGGCATCACGCACCTTGCGTCGGCGAGCGATGTCGAGGGCCGCATTGGCGACGATGCGGTGCAACCACGCCCCGAACGCCTGCTCGGGACGGAAACGCTCCAACGCACGGAACGCATGCAGAAACCCTTCCTGCACCGCATCCTCGGCGTCGTCATGCGATAGGACGATTGCCCGCGCCACGGCGTAAGCCCGGCGCTGATGGCGGCGTACGAGGCCCGCAAAGGCCACGTTGTCCCCGGCCTGCGCCGCCAGGACCAATTCCCGCTCTTCGAGCGCCTCAGGCGAAATCGGGCGCTCAGTACCCACGGGCGCCCCCCCGACACGAATGTCGGACACGACCCGTCCGGGACGCCCATGACTGGGCGGCGCGCTCGGGATCGGGAGGGAAAGGGCAGTCACAGGATCGGGTGGGGTCACCCGACTTACGCATCGCCGGAAAACGTCGTTGAGGATGGGGGGGTCAATCCCGCCAGACCCAGGGGGCCGGCGTGCGCCTGCATAGCCGACAGGACCCGCTGGATGTGCTCATCCAGCGGCACCCCCAGCGCCTCAGCGCCCTGCACGATATCGTCGCGGTTGACGCCGCGCGCAAATGCCTTGTCTTTCATCTTCTTCCGCACCCCCGCCACATCGACATCGGCCACGGCCCTGGACGGCTTCACCAGCGCACAGGCCGTGATCAGCCCAGAGAGTTCGTCCACCGCGAAGAGAGCCTTCGCCATGGTGGTCTCCCGCGGTACCCCGCAGTAGTCGGCGTGGCCCAAGACGGCCTCGCAGACACTCTCGGGCCAGCCGAGGGTGCGCAGGTGCCGGACCCCCTCCGCCGGATGTTCGACATCGGCGGCCTGCGAAGCGTTGGGATACCGCTCGTAGTCAAAATCGTGGATCAGGCCGGTCACCCCCCACAGCTCCTCGTCCTCACCCAGATGACGGGCGTACGCGCGCATGGCGCATTCGACGGCCAGCATGTGTTTGCGGAGGGACTCGGAGGCGGTCCACTCATGGACCAGGCGCTCGGCCTCAAGACGGGAAGGGATCACAATAGACACAATGGCGCGTGAACGAAGGGGAAACAACTGCTGGGGGGCAGGGGCGGAGAAACGGGCGCTGGAGCTACGGGGGCTGGAAGAACGGAAGCTGGGGAGACGGGAGCTGAGGGGACGGGAGCTGGGAAAACGGAAGCTGGAAAAACGGAAGCTGGAAGAACGGGAGCTGGACCTACGGGAGCTGGACGCACGGGCCAAGGCGGGTGGGACTGACCCGTTGGTCCAGCTTCCGTTTTTCCCCGTTGGTCCAGCTCCCGTGTCCCCAGCTCCCGTAGGTCCAGCTCCCGTCCCCCCAGCTTCCGTTTCCCCAGCCCCCGTTCCTCGTGGTCCCCCCCCGCTAGTGCCCGTCTGCCTTCACCGGTACCGCTCGTCCCGTCTTCCAGATGAGCAGCAGCGGCAGCGCCGACACCAGCAGCAACCCCGAAATCAGGTAGATCCGCGAAAACGCCATGACACTGGCCTGGGCGGTGATCTGTCCGTCCAGCAGCATCAGCGCCTGCTGCTTGGCGGTGGCGGCGTCGATCCCGCGACCCATGAGGCCATGGGTGAGGCCATTCAGGCGCTCCAGCGTGGCCGGATCATAGGCGCCGACGTGTTCGGTCAGCACCGCCTTCTCCGTCTTGGTCAGTCGGGAGAGCATGGTGGCCATGATGGCGATACCCAGGGAGCCGCCCAACTGACGCATCAGGTTGAACATGCCCGTGGCCTGACCCAGGCGTTCCATGGGGATGCCCGCCATGCTGGCGCCGGTGAGTGGCACGAACAGGCAACCGAGTCCCACGCCGCGCAGGATGAGGGGCCAGAACATGTCGTCCTGCCCGGCGTCCAACGTGAGCTGCGACATCTTCGTCATCGACGCCAGGAACAGAAAGGCACCAATGGTGACCAGGATGCGTGCATCGATCTTCCCGCCGAAACGCCCCATGATCGCCATCGTGAATGCGGAGGCGATAGCGCCCGGCAAGATCACGAGTCCTGTCTGCTGCGCGCTGTACCCGTGCAGGGACTGCAGGAACACAGGCAGTACGAACACCGAGCCAAAGAGCGCCACGCCCATGAAGCTCGCGAACACCACACCCGGCGCCAGTTGCCGCGATTTGAGCACGCGGAAATCGATCACCGGCTCTTCAATCGTCAGCTCCCGCCACACCAGCAGTATCGCCGACACCCCGCTCACGATGGCCAGCGTCAGCACGAAGCGTGACTCGAACCAGTCGTACCGTTCGCCACGCTCCAGCATCCACTGCAGGGAACCCACGGCCAGGGTCAGCAGCAGGATGCCCGTCCCATCGATCGTGCGCGTACGCACCTGGTGTGCGGCATCCTTCACGTACGTCCACACCATCAGCGCGGCAATCAGGCCGAGCGGCACGTTGATGTAGAAGATCCACGGCCACGCATACGCATCGACGATGAAACCGCCGAGCGTCGGGCCAATGGTCGGGCCCACCATGACACCCACGCCGAAGATGGCCTGACCGATACCGCGTTCATGCGGCGGAAACGCTTCGAACAACGTGGTCTGCGCGGTCGAGAGCAACGCGCCGCCGCCCAGTCCCTGGAGCACTCGCCAGAACACGAGGCCCCACAGCGACGTGGCCGCACCGCAGAAGAACGACGCGATGACGAAGATGAAGATCGAACCGGTGAGATAGCGCTGCCGGCCGAAAAAGCCTGACAACCAGCTCGACATCGGAATGACGATGACGTTCGCGATGATGTACGACGTGCTCACCCACGCGATTTCGTCGAGTGTCGCACCCAGCGTACCCATCATGTGCGGGATCGCGACGTTCACGATGGACGTGTCGACGAGTTCGAGCACCGCTGCCAACGTCACCGCGATCGCGATGAGATATTTGTTCTTGTACGGATCGTCCGCCACGGCTCTGGCGGCACCGGAGGTGCCTCGCGCCGATGGGGAGTCGGCCAACGCCGAAGGGCTGGCCACCGAAGTGCTCATGGGGTGTTACCGGACGACGACGCTGGCCAGCACCGACATACCCGGACGCAGCGGACGATCCTTGCCGAGGTCCTTCGTCACGCGGATGCGCACCGGCACACGCTGTACGACCTTCGTGAAGTTGCCCGTCGCGTTGTCCGGCGGCAGCAGGGCGAACTTGGCGCCGGTGGCCGACGCGATGCTCTCGACTTCGCCTTCAGCCGTGGCCTCATAGGCATCGATCTCGAGATCGACCTTCTGCCCCACGCGCAGGCGCGCGAGCTGCGTCTCCTTCATGTTGGCCGTGACAAAGAGACCTGTGTCGGCCACGATCGACATCATCGCCTGACCGGCCTGAATGAGCTGACCCAGTTCGACCTGCTTGCGCGACACGATGCCGGAGAGCGGCGCCTCGACGGTGGCATACGACAACTGCAAGGCCGCGTTGTCGCGGGCCGCTTCGGCCGCCGCGAGACGGGCCTGGGCGAGTCGCACACCGGCCTGCGCGTTGGCGATGCTGCCAGTGGCGGCCAGCACCTGACGCTGCGTGGCTTCGAGGTTGGCGGTGGCCGCATCGAAGGTGGCCTGCGCGCCGTCGAGCTGCGCCATGCTGATGATCTGCTTGCCGGCGAGCTCCTTCGCACGCGTCAGGTCGGCCTGGGCCCGAATGAGCTGCGCCTTGGCCGCGTCCACCTGCGCGGAGCCGACATCACGTTGGCTCGACGCCGTACGCACCACCGTCACCGCCTGGCCTTCCAGGCCGCGGCCACCGGCCGATGCCCGCGCGGCGGCGAGCTCCGCTTCTGCCTGGGCGAGCTTCACCTCGAGTTCGCGCGTGTCGAGTTTCACGAGCACGTGTTTGCCGTCGACATGGCCGTTGTCGATGGCGTTGATGGCGGTGACATAGCCACCGACCTTGGCCACCACCGGTACGATGTGGCCGTCGATCTGAGCGTTGTCGGTCGACTCATGGGAGCGACCAAAGGACCAGCGTTGATAGCCCCAGATGCCCACGGCCACGAGGGCGGCGATCGGGATCAGGAGACGAATATTCGGGCGAGCCATGGAAGTGGTCTGTTCTGAGTGGGATGATGTATCGGATCAGGGCAGCTTCTGTGCATCGCCCATCGCCTTGGCGAGGGCCACGCGGGCGCCGTGATAGGCAGCCAACGCGTCGTTGCGCAGCGTGCGCGCCTGATTGAGTGAGAGCAGGGCCGTGATCACATCCGCATTGCCGGCCACACCGGCACGGAAGCGCTCCTGCGCCTGGGAAACTTCCTGTTCGGCGAGGCGCAGACGTTCTCGCACCGCGTCCACCTGTTCCTGAGCCGAGCCAAGATCCAGCAGCGCCGCGCGCACTTCGAGCGAGCTCTGTGCGCGCAGATCGCGCAGGCGTGCATCGGTCTCACGAGCCGCCGCGACCTGCTCCTCGAGACGTGATTCGCGACGGAATCCGTCGAACACACCCACCGAGAGCTGCACGCCCCAGGTGTAGGTGGGCAGCAGGCGCTCGTAGTTGCGGCCGATCACGCCGTGGTCCACCGTGAGCCCGAGTTGGGGCGCCCGTTCCCAGCGAATGGCCTTGGCCGACTGTTGCTGCGCAAACTCCTGTGCCTTGAGCGCCCGCACGTCAGCCCGAGTGTCGAGCGCGGCCGTCAGCGCTTCGCTGGCGGAGGGCAGGGCACTGGCCAACGGCAACCCGGCCAGAGAATCGGCCAGTTCGAGTGAGGCATCGGCGGCCACGCCGGTGATCCGCTTGAGCTCGAGCAAGGTGCGGTCGCGGTCGTTCCGCGCCATGATGATCTGTGCGCGCACATTGGCGAGCTGCGATTCCGCGCGGGTGACGTCGAGGGCGATACCGACCCCCGCCTGCAACTGATCGCGCGCGATGCCCAGCAAGTCTGCGGCGAGCGTCGAATCCGCTCGACGAGCCGACAACTGCGCTTCGGCCCGCGCGGCCCGCACATAGGTCGCGGCGGCGGCCGCCGCTGCGCCCTCGGCCTGGGCGTTCACCTCGGCGCCAGCGGCCGTGGTGCTGGCCTGCGCGGCACGCCAACTCCCCCATTTGCCCAGATCGAGCAGAGGCGCCTGCACACGGTACCGGAGGTCGATCGTGGGCACGGGGCCAAGCAGTTCACCGTCCGGCCGCATCATCGGCGCGCCAGTCACCGGATTGACGAACGAAAATCCGAAAGTGGCAGTATTGAGTGTTCTTTCTGACTGAATAATGGCGCCTGCAAGGTCTGGAAACAGAGCTCCTCTGCGTTGCGTGGCGCGTGCCGCGGCCTGTTCAACACGAGCCTTGGAGATGTCGATGGCCCCGTTTTGCTTGGCGGCCAGGCGCGCGGCGTCTCCCAGCGTGATCCGGGTCTGGGCCTCGGCTTGTGAGCCACCAAGCGCCAGGAACAGGCCCGCGACGGTAGCCGCGACAATCCGGGCTCGTGAGGCAGGGGCACGGCTTGAGCCGCGGCGCGGCCCGCCATGCCCCAATCGATCCGGGCCCGAATCGTCAGATGTTTGTAGAATGCTGTATGTCATGGAAGATTGATGGAATTTCCGCTCAGGGTTTGAGCGCGTGGAGGTAAAATCCGAGTATTTCGTCGAGGACCTGGTCGTCGGTGCCGAGCTGTGGGTGGAACGCCCGGTTGTTGCACC contains these protein-coding regions:
- a CDS encoding potassium transporter Kup; the encoded protein is MSAAPGSEFRSSTGMFPAATVTSSHRDEHPTGKRLAVLTLTALGVVYGDIGTSPLYSIKECFSPLYGLEPTRENVFGILSMIVWALTLVVTVKYVGYVLRADNRGEGGTFALLALIFPRGTPQSFAKGGIFVALALFGTALLYGDGIITPAMTVLGAMEGLEVAFPQLAHYIVPFSVVILTALFVVQRYGTDLIGKAFAPIMVIWFVVIATLGLVEIVHSPWILAAVNPMYAVHFVQAHEKLAFFVLGSVVLVITGGEALYADMGHFGRRPISIAWLVMVFPALLLNYFGQGALLVRLPEAAENPFFMLAPRALLLPLLVLATLAAVVASQAMISGAFSVTRQGIALGFIPRLEIKHTSQKEEGQIYIPEVNWFIAVGCLIIVVAFKNTSALGAAYGIAVTGTMLITSVLFYLVARIRFRWKPWQAILLAMLFLSVDLVFFSANVVKLAHGGWVPMVLGVVLFVLMLTWKRGRALLMQRLAEGTMPITLFLDGVAQSKVHRVPGTAVFMTGNDDGVPPVLLHHLKHNKVLHERVLLVSVKTADIPETSASERVRVLPLGHGFWRVIASYGFMQTPNVPQILEVVDQMGIRCKPMETSYFLGRERLIPIPAKPGDKITLSKWRKIVFSIMARNARSATDFFNIPPNRVVELGTQIEF
- a CDS encoding TolC family protein; amino-acid sequence: MKLGQSVGLAMVGAVLVAAPLGAQPPAVPEDGARPVSLQEAIDMASRNAPAAVQARGLNRNAAAARRQAVASYFPTINLSATSGNTQGTTINSFNGQLTALSGNPWSYGNTLRMDLDLFDGGRRFSEARRIRATADVAEVAATTARFDATLQVKQQFYAALAARESAAAARAQLEQADQQLKASTARVAAGVATKSDSLRSAILLGNAQLAVLTAENDLRVANASLTRVSGSTTTITASAADTLDTPVALPSEVELTMLASDGPAIRLAQSNVAVAKAAKQSQRTSYLPTLGMSFQYAFNQNSAGFAGRNLLLVGSEHATRQTMNFNINYPLFNGLLRESQSVQADVTLTNAEAQLRDVQLAAKQNLTTNLRSLQNAMARVQVQMAAIAAAEEDLRVQQQRYALGASTLLDLLTSQTTLNQARQALIQARLDSRIARAQLSVLIGREL
- a CDS encoding RNA polymerase sigma factor, with the translated sequence MSDIRVGGAPVGTERPISPEALEERELVLAAQAGDNVAFAGLVRRHQRRAYAVARAIVLSHDDAEDAVQEGFLHAFRALERFRPEQAFGAWLHRIVANAALDIARRRKVRDADELPETLSSPHRDPAESDELRARLTRALDTLGERQRAVIVLHDVEGYKHAEIGTLLGIPEGTARSDLHHARAHLRRQLSNLRSEK
- a CDS encoding HDIG domain-containing metalloprotein, which produces MPSRLEAERLVHEWTASESLRKHMLAVECAMRAYARHLGEDEELWGVTGLIHDFDYERYPNASQAADVEHPAEGVRHLRTLGWPESVCEAVLGHADYCGVPRETTMAKALFAVDELSGLITACALVKPSRAVADVDVAGVRKKMKDKAFARGVNRDDIVQGAEALGVPLDEHIQRVLSAMQAHAGPLGLAGLTPPSSTTFSGDA
- a CDS encoding DHA2 family efflux MFS transporter permease subunit is translated as MSTSVASPSALADSPSARGTSGAARAVADDPYKNKYLIAIAVTLAAVLELVDTSIVNVAIPHMMGTLGATLDEIAWVSTSYIIANVIVIPMSSWLSGFFGRQRYLTGSIFIFVIASFFCGAATSLWGLVFWRVLQGLGGGALLSTAQTTLFEAFPPHERGIGQAIFGVGVMVGPTIGPTLGGFIVDAYAWPWIFYINVPLGLIAALMVWTYVKDAAHQVRTRTIDGTGILLLTLAVGSLQWMLERGERYDWFESRFVLTLAIVSGVSAILLVWRELTIEEPVIDFRVLKSRQLAPGVVFASFMGVALFGSVFVLPVFLQSLHGYSAQQTGLVILPGAIASAFTMAIMGRFGGKIDARILVTIGAFLFLASMTKMSQLTLDAGQDDMFWPLILRGVGLGCLFVPLTGASMAGIPMERLGQATGMFNLMRQLGGSLGIAIMATMLSRLTKTEKAVLTEHVGAYDPATLERLNGLTHGLMGRGIDAATAKQQALMLLDGQITAQASVMAFSRIYLISGLLLVSALPLLLIWKTGRAVPVKADGH
- a CDS encoding HlyD family secretion protein encodes the protein MARPNIRLLIPIAALVAVGIWGYQRWSFGRSHESTDNAQIDGHIVPVVAKVGGYVTAINAIDNGHVDGKHVLVKLDTRELEVKLAQAEAELAAARASAGGRGLEGQAVTVVRTASSQRDVGSAQVDAAKAQLIRAQADLTRAKELAGKQIISMAQLDGAQATFDAATANLEATQRQVLAATGSIANAQAGVRLAQARLAAAEAARDNAALQLSYATVEAPLSGIVSRKQVELGQLIQAGQAMMSIVADTGLFVTANMKETQLARLRVGQKVDLEIDAYEATAEGEVESIASATGAKFALLPPDNATGNFTKVVQRVPVRIRVTKDLGKDRPLRPGMSVLASVVVR
- a CDS encoding TolC family protein; translation: MTYSILQTSDDSGPDRLGHGGPRRGSSRAPASRARIVAATVAGLFLALGGSQAEAQTRITLGDAARLAAKQNGAIDISKARVEQAAARATQRRGALFPDLAGAIIQSERTLNTATFGFSFVNPVTGAPMMRPDGELLGPVPTIDLRYRVQAPLLDLGKWGSWRAAQASTTAAGAEVNAQAEGAAAAAAATYVRAARAEAQLSARRADSTLAADLLGIARDQLQAGVGIALDVTRAESQLANVRAQIIMARNDRDRTLLELKRITGVAADASLELADSLAGLPLASALPSASEALTAALDTRADVRALKAQEFAQQQSAKAIRWERAPQLGLTVDHGVIGRNYERLLPTYTWGVQLSVGVFDGFRRESRLEEQVAAARETDARLRDLRAQSSLEVRAALLDLGSAQEQVDAVRERLRLAEQEVSQAQERFRAGVAGNADVITALLSLNQARTLRNDALAAYHGARVALAKAMGDAQKLP